The following are encoded in a window of Podospora pseudoanserina strain CBS 124.78 chromosome 6, whole genome shotgun sequence genomic DNA:
- a CDS encoding hypothetical protein (EggNog:ENOG503NXB0; COG:S) produces the protein MAVSKPRPAHLHVSPLGTPSRDCSPDYLTMTRDRPATPDRASRSSFSSIRENESTLPQCFSKTKISSYLDPEAIDDLLSPPSPTGSTSSTDSQELKMIQTQTHTHTHTQPHTQPPTKFLPPVTNPNSRLLGYWTPADSFRGWKEIQVKGKLASKSFGDLQILHQVFKDTPKPTKRGGANRPGDAPLERLPTEILTSIINLLALDVPPNGVSRRNVDLMSLLLTSRTLHIATLTTLYSKITIPHSRIFQKFLAHISEHSTLGTIVRRLDFCHFNPAQLFSTAAERSQARNLTSETLLRCLDLTPNLQEFLAQEYLDDDLNADVLRKLFLGLSRLQAVDFCGCTSTKFKEAFTSIVSPNWPPVLSIRRLSLHKCLTLPSVVLETILPRLNHLTHLDVAGTRITDAALAAIPVTARITHLNLAKCTLLSARGVIDFLTNHPAAKELEFLSLATDARSHQLFDAESLNELLPVLPRTLKSLSLKGSKMEPSHVELLRPLTKHLEELAIGRSLTLADVNRLFVPDENTDDDVQMQLDWVPHTLKYLDLSDFWGQELDLVYLFSSGCAILKNFSEPLEVIEVAEDVFKRVKKSAAAVERAGWKMSECGSRGWLVRQPLKDATTGKPIVRDDGRRSWKMGADSWGMRKIPVARSEVGGMYGSFMFGRKL, from the exons CTCCCCGGACTACTTAACCATGACCCGGGATCGGCCTGCCACCCCGGACCGGGCATCCCGCTCTTCTTTCTCGTCCATCCGGGAAAACGAAAGCACCTTACCCCAGTGCTTTTCCAAAACAAAGATTTCATCCTATCTCGACCCTGAGGCCATCGACGACTTgctctcccctcccagcccGACAGGATCGACTTCTAGCACCGATTCTCAGGAACTGAAGATGATCCAAACTCAGACTCACACCCACACTCACACTCAACCTCAcactcaaccccccaccaagtTCCTGCCGCCCGTCACGAACCCCAACAGCCGGCTCCTTGGATATTGGACTCCCGCCGATTCCTTCAGAGGCTGGAAGGAGATTCAGGTCAAGGGAAAACTTGCCAGTAAGAGCTTCGGAGACCTCCAGATCCTTCATCAAGTCTTCAAGGACAcgcccaagcccaccaagcGTGGGGGTGCCAACAGACCCGGCGATGCTCCTCTCGAGAGGCTCCCGACTGAGATTTTGA cctccatcatcaaccttcttgcccttgatgTCCCCCCCAATGGGGTCTCGAGGCGCAATGTCGATCTCATGTCGTTGTTGCTGACCTCGCGGACGCTTCACATCGCGACCTTAACCACTCTCTACAGCAAGATCACGATTCCCCACTCGCGAATTTTCCAAAAGTTCCTCGCCCACATTTCGGAGCACTCCACCCTGGGCACAATTGTGCGGCGGCTTGATTTTTGCCACTTCAACCCTGCGCAGCTCTTCTCCACAGCGGCCGAACGCTCGCAAGCGCGCAACCTTACCTCAGAGACCCTCCTCCGATGCCTCgacctcacccccaacctgCAAGAGTTTCTTGCGCAGGAATACCTCGACGATGATTTGAACGCCGATGTATTGCGGAAGCTCTTCCTTGGCTTGTCGAGGCTGCAGGCGGTAGATTTCTGCGGTTGCACGTCGACCAAGTTCAAGGAGGCTTTCACATCGATAGTGTCGCCCAACTGGCCACCTGTGCTTTCGATCCGTCGTCTCTCACTGCACAAGTGCCTCACCCTGCCCTCGGTCGTGCTCGAGACCATTCTCCCAAGGCTAAACCACCTTACGCACCTCGATGTTGCGGGTACGCGTATAACAGACGCTGCCCTTGCTGCGATCCCGGTGACTGCCCGCATTACACACCTCAATCTGGCCAAGTGCACGCTTTTGAGTGCCAGGGGCGTCATTGATTTCCTGACCAACCACCCTGCCGCCAAGGAGCTCGAGTTCTTGAGCTTGGCCACCGATGCCAGAAGCCACCAGCTTTTCGATGCCGAGAGTCTCAACGAATTGCTTCCTGTTCTTCCCAGGACCCTCAAGTCTCTCAGCTTAAAGGGCAGCAAAATGGAGCCCTCTCATGTTGAGCTTCTCCGGCCGCTGACCAAGCATCTCGAGGAGCTTGCCATAGGCCGCTCTCTCACTTTGGCGGACGTCAACCGCCTTTTCGTTCCTGACGAGAAcaccgatgatgatgtgcaGATGCAGCTGGACTGGGTCCCTCATACTCTCAAGTATTTGGACCTGTCTGACTTCTGGGGCCAGGAGCTCGATCTGGTCTATCTTTTTAGCAGCGGCTGTGCCATTCTCAAGAACTTTTCTGAGCCATTGGAAGTTATCGAGGTTGCCGAAGATGTGTTcaagagggtgaagaagtcGGCCGCGGCGGTGGAGCGTGCTGGCTGGAAGATGTCAGAGTGTGGCAGCCGAGGATGGCTGGTGAGACAGCCGCTGAAGGACGCGACGACTGGCAAGCCTATTGTCAGGGACGATGGGCGTCGGTCGTGGAAGATGGGAGCTGATTCCTGGGGCATGAGAAAGATCCCAGTGGCGAGGTCCGAGGTTGGCGGAATGTATGGGAGCTTTATGTTTGGGCGCAAGCTTTGA